Part of the Benincasa hispida cultivar B227 chromosome 12, ASM972705v1, whole genome shotgun sequence genome is shown below.
ACATCCTTCCCCAAATCTttgttattagtgatagcaTCTATCACTAATGTCTTTCTATCAATAATGACTTCTATCACAGATAGTAACAATTATTTATCAATATTCTTGTGTCCCAGTAATATATTATCAGCCCTAGGTCACcttcaaattttcaacattTCCTCTatcttcattcttctcaatcAAGCTCTTTCTTCCTCTGCAAACAGTTTCGTCACTGGTGGTCGAATAGACAGTCTCTTCGCACATACTGTCCACTGCTCATCCCTAGCACTCTAACACCGTTCTACCATATGGTGTCTTTACCCGTCCCatcccctattttctctctattcaCATATCTCTCTCCCTCGACCTCACACTTGTTGAGATAAGAAATTAGAAAACTATGAggaaactagaaaaaaaaaaacgttgagaccctatagaagaagaaagaaagaaaagataagaaaataagaaaataaaggaaGGAAGAAAGTGGAGactaagaagaagaaagagcaaatttgtaatatataaaatattttaagccTAATCGGTTACaatttatcatatatttaattagttttagaaAGCACTATGTTATTGGatattttaactaaatttatTGTTGGTTACAATTTTccttaatttgtttaattgggtCCACTTAGTTAAAAAGTTACAATTAGTTTGATTGAACCTTATTCACCCTCTCTAAGGTTATCATATTGATCCTACATTGTGTACGTTTTTGGGTAAGGTGTTGCCAATTTTGGTGTGAGTTTCATTTAGTCTTGAATATCTATTAAGATTTGGCTTTGATTTTGGTTTCATGGTGACTTAGGTGGTTGATTTTGGTAATTCTTGATACTTTTTGGTTTGGGCACcttaattgaaatttggaagtggGTTTGGATCAAACTTCACTTTGAGTAAGTGTTATGATCTGAGGGACTTTTACATGGTTGTATGTCTTGGGTTTTGGTCTTATAGTTGGGAATTTGTTTTGACTTGGGTTTTGGTCTTATAGTTGGGAATTTGTTTTGATTATGGTTTTTATAGGAATTCAATCCAAAATTCTAGCTGGACCAAGAAAGGGATTAATTTGCTTAAAATTTGAGTCTATGATTGAAGTAAGTGATTTACTACTAGTTCGTCCTCGAAGCAGAAGCCCTAACCAAATTAATGTCAAGACTAAGGATTTACATGAGAGCATGATAATAATGTGCTTGAATGATTTGCTATGGTATGCTAATGGATGGACCATTGAGGGTGTTCTGGAAACCTATGAGTTAGGTTACTGTGAACTTGATATAGAATTTTAAGTTTATTATCTGCTCACTGAATGTGATGAATGTATTTATGTGACTGTGATTATGATATAAGATTTATTGGTTGACTGATGCATGCTAAAATAAATAGTAACTATTAGCCTTCTTATCGGGCGGTGtgctttttatgattattttatGTTCCTTTGGATTCACACCTTATGACTGTTTTGTGTACCTTCGGGTCCACACCTATGACTGACATGTGCTCCCTTGGGATTGTACATACGACTAATATGTATTCCTTCGGGTTCACACCTATGACTGATATGCATTCCTTTGGGATCACTTTATGATTGCTTTGTGATCCTTTGGGATCACCACAACTAAAATGCCATAGGATGTACACTGATGCCTAGATAGGAAGGTTAACATTACTAGAGAGTCCAGTAGTGGGTCagttactgagtatttcatactcatcatttcttatattatgttttttagGTAAGGACAAGAATATATCGAAGAGTGACAAGAGGTACCTGTGACCTTGCCATATGGGACAAGAAAATCGTTTCCGCTCAACCTATGTTTTCAAGTTATTGAATGTTTTGATTTAGAACTCGATGTCAGGTTAAAAATTTATTGAGTTTGATTGTCATTTTTCTTAAGGTGCCTCAAAcaaagattttatttatttgtttatttattaattttatacattGTTTTGGAAATTGCCTTTAgtgttttaataaatttttcctCAATGGTCAAAATACTTGGTTTTAAAATGTGCATTGAGTAACGACCCTAGAGATCTCGAAAGGTTGGGtcattaacattttaaaatttagagactaaattgaaaccaaactcaaaatttaagaactaaatgtgtaatatttttaaacttagagtttaaatagaaactaaacccaaaacgtggagaccaaaatgatattttcttctaaaataaatttaaaaaaagaacaaaaacataaaaccaaaatttgaaacttaGAGAACATATAAAACCAAATTCAGAATTTAAGagtgaaaaagataattttgtCTCTTCGCTACCGTTTTTGAAACAACActaaaatatgaaagaaaaaataaagttcTAAtggataattatttagtttctGAAATTATGTTTATAAATCCATTACTTATATCTGCAAGTTTCTCtattttgttatcttttatcgatattttatttttagaaaacaaaataagttaagaaaaacagtatttaaaattttgtttttatttttaaaagttaacaaaaaattcaaatatttttcaaaaaaagttaaaatcataataaaagGAATCGAAAAAAAACAGagtctaaattttaaaaagaacaaGAACATACCaagaaatttaaacaaattcatgtctataaaaaaatcttcaaatttgaagataagagAAATAGACATTGAAAACAACAAAGAATATTACCATGACCCtataaaattaacataaaaaaatGGATGACCAGCTAATCCATTAATTAACTAACACGAATGCAAATACAAACAAATTTCAACAGGAATATacgaaaatagttttttttttttttaatattattatgcagcaaccacaaaatatatatagtttttttaaggaaaaatatataataatttaaaaatataactatatttcccatttgaaataagaaaataaaaaagaagagtGAGAAAATATCATTGTTCTACGTGCCACACAACGCTAACTCAGTCCTTCGGTTTCTCAGAAATTTTTTCAATCAGAAAATACTCAAAAGAATCAACGAGAATCACAACAAAAATTGAACGATTTGCTTCTTCTTTTGGATTTCAATGGATCGAGTTTTGGTGGCTTCATATCCAATCAATCACCTGATTCGACCTCACAGTTTCCGAATCGATTACTGTTGGAGCACTTGTTTCACTTTCAGGTTGAATCCTGTTAAAGAACGGCAGAAATTGAGCTCGAGATGGCGATGGCGATCCATGGCCATGGCCTCGGATTCCACcgactcttcttcttctttcgcTCCGTCTGTAGAATCTGATCCTTCTGATAAAACTTCAGCCAGGTTGGTAAATTCTTGCTTCTGGTACCTCTGTATCTGGTTGTGGTTGAAGCACTTTGAGGCAGCTTCTAGGAAGTGAAATAAATGTTGATTTGGGGTGTTTTATGTTCATTTATGTGATGGAATTGTAAAATGACTGGATAATTTCTTGTGTCCTTTACTTTTTGAGCACTGCCACTTGAAAATGCTCGTGTTGTGATTGAAggtttggattggattgattgGTCGTTTTGTTCTGATGATTCGAAGAATTTGTTATCAGTTCAGTCTTGCGAATGCCATAAGTTCTGTGCTTAtcttataaacttttttttatgctTATTAGGTCAGTTATCTCTTCGGTTTTCTTGTTGACGATTAGGAATATTTTATCtgtaaattaaatgttaatgtAACATGGTTTTATGCAGTTTTTGTATCATAGAGGGACCAGAAACAGTACAAGATTTTGCAAAAATGGAACTGCAAGAAATTCAAGAGAACATTCGAAGTCGTCGAAACAAAATTTTCTTGCATATGGAAGAGGTCAGAATTAGTGGACATTTTGCGCAGTAGTACAAACTATTCTCATGAACTGATTACCTTTATTTGATTATTCATGCATGTGAATTTCTAAGTATTTAGATGTGTCCAAGATTTCGATACCTTGAGAAAACCTAACCCAGCCAAAAGCATCATTCGGGGTGCTGGTCTAACTTctaaatattagtattattttttagttGGCTTGGGTTCAAAGATTTCTTCATAATTCTTCTGAAACACAAAATTACTGTCGGTTGTACCTAAACAATCTGAAGTTATTGAATGCAAAATATGTATATTACGTGGGGTGATATTACTTTCGTAGTTTTAATCCTCCTCTAGATTTTACATTAATCAATGTTCAGTTTTGAACTCTGATGCAGTTAATTCAATCTTACTACACTTAGACTACCTTTCTGCTACTTTTGAGCTaaaatatctaatttctttCTGTGGGATGTTGTGGATAAAGATAGAGAAGGTCATCTTGTCAATTGGTCTATTGTTTCCAAGTCCAATTGGGAAATGTTTTTCTTAATGGTAAACAAATTTGAGGTTCCTTGTTCAGTTTCTGTCTATGGCATGCTGACTAatgagattttaaaaataagttagatatatatatatatatatatatatattttaaaaaaaggaaactaAGGATTTTCATTAAgtgaatgaaaagagactaatgctcaaagatACAAAAAAACtataagtaaaaataaaaacaccaaAGCTTAGAGGCATAAAAGTCCCAAAACATAACAAATGAACATAACCAAAGGAAATCATTGAACAAAAAACAGCAACTTAAAGAAGACTATAAATGCATTCCAACTGCGTAAATGTCTTGAATTGAAAAATCCTCAAAAGATTTAGATAATGTGTACCGAGAAGAAAGCACCAAGAAGAAGCCTTTAAACAAGCTGCATCAAAGAGAACATTAGAACTTTGTGATGAGTCGTGAAAATATACTGATTTCTTTCCATCCAAAGATCAGAAAGGATGGCCTTGTTTGCATTTACCCAAAGCAAATAAACTTGTGAATTTCACCTTGACCTGTCTAAAAGCTGTGCAACATTCCTTAAGAGTTCGAGAAAACCTAGGTGAtactaaaaatatcaaataataatctCCAGCAATGTTGAGGATAAGCACTTTCAAAGAAGATGTGATTAAGAGATTAAGATATTGTCCCTTTCTATAGCAAAGAAAGCAGATGAAAGGCATAAGGGAAAGTGAAGAGTTCTTTCTTTTCAACACCTCATCCAAGTTGAGACTTCCATCAGCATATTCTAAATAGTGGAGAGGGAGAGGTCTTGAAGAAGGTGAGCTCTCAAAGAGGATTGGAGGCTGTTTTGTCTTTCTCACTAGCGCAAACTGCTTGATAGATTGAGATTGTGCAAACTGTATATTTGTGAATTATAGCAAAACAACTTGAACGATTGTTGATATACTATATCTGAATTTTCTCACTCACACAAACTCCTTAATGATGAGCTAAGATTAcaattttgatatattatttaagAACTACTTGATCTTACTAGCTTAAGCCTGttatttggaaaatttttaattgTCATGAGTAGTAGgacatttgaatttcaaattcttGTCTTGTTTTTTTCCCACATTTTTTTAACTATAAAGGTTCTCATGTTAAACCTTGAtaagcattttttttataagaaacggGTGTGCATATTGTTAGAAATCAAGAACTGAAgtatattgaaatataaaagatGAAGAAATAGAAGATAAAAGTATAAAGGTACTTGGAACCTCCCGTCTTGAGTATGCTAAACCAAGTCCTAAATCACTCAACAATTGCGTGCCTTCCCTCACTCTCCCTCCCTCTGTTTATATCATAATACACTTACTAACTCCCTAACTAATTACCCTTATGTCCTTACTAATACCATATTACTCCTACCTGTAAACCACTATTAGTACCCTTACACATATTCAAGAGAAACGAAGGAACAACCTAAGGGAAAGGGGTTGAATAGACCCTCCTAGAGCTAATGGAGGAGAGCCTtccaatttttaataattattagaaGGCTgtaattaccaaaaaaaaaaaaaaatgggtgtAATTTGTCACCACCAAAAGGTTGTATGATGAAGAAAAgcccaaaaataataaaaaatgtacTAATCTTCGAACAACCTACTATTCCTTTCATTTTAAAGGCACCAAAGAAGGGAACGGGTAGCACATCTCCAAATGACTTTTCATCTTCCCGAAGCCATAACCAGCAAGCCCTTCAAGCAGCCAATCATCAATCTTCTTAGGCATACAGCCGGTCACCCCATAAATATTGAATAAGCTGGTCCACCCTTTAATAGCAAGATCACAATGAAGAAACAAGTGGTCTAGTCTAGAGATTCCTCCTCCTTAAAACAGATAGATCAAATGGAGGGAGATAGAGACCAACATCGGCACTTCCTTTTGATCTTCTCGTGACTGCTTTTATAAAGCCTTCCTCCCTCCTTGAACTCAAAGGATTAAAGAGACCAAAGGAAAACCTTCACTTTTTTGGGAATTTTAAGCTTCAAATGAGAGCCACCATAGGAAAGGTGTTTTCTGAGGCCCCCTTGGTTAAATTTAAGAATGTAGACGTAGTTGAGAAGCCACTAGAGGGTTCACTCTTCCACTTCACCTGATCCTGATTGCTGCCAAAAACCCAACAATTAAGAAGCTGCATAAGGGTGGCAACACTACCCAACTCTCTATCGAAAAGTCTTCTAAAACACAAATCTCAAGATTGGTTCAACTCATTCCAGCAATCAGCAATCAAGTCGTCTTTTTTGGGGGAAATGACATAAATCTTTGGAAATTTTCGTGCAAGCACTTGGATATCACACCATCGGTCCAGCCAAGAGCTCTGGTGAAGGGTGAGGCAGGGTAGTGTGGCGGGGGAGAGAAGGGAGAGCTTTTTCACGAAATAAAATCCAAGGTTTTGAAACCACTCGCTTCTTGGAGATAAAAGATGAACAACTCGAAGAGACAAAGTTTAACAAGACTTGCCTCTTGATAAGCATTCAAATCAcatgtgagttttttttttttttttttttttttttttttttttttttttttaatataaacatctgctttcattgagaaaaaaatgaaagaatacaaggtcataaaaaaaaagaaagcctACAAAAACCCTATTAAAGAAAGGGTTTCCGACTAGGTAAGATATGACTTAGAAAGTAATTACAAAAAGCCTTCGATACTGAAGCccaaagagaaacatgaaacctTGTCAAAGACCAAACCTCACTGTGAGTGTAACTTGAAGCACTGATTAAATGATCAAATTTTCCCTGACCACATAGCTCAACTTCTTTTAGTCTAGGGTTACTGCTCTACTTTTTCATGTGATTGAATCTTTTAGATTGATTCTTTCGAAAGTGGAAGTGAAGaatttttataattgtattgtagTAGATGAAATAGAATTACCCATCATTTTTTTGCcttcaatttttgttcttgGGATCTTAGAGATCTTTTACATGTAGATAGTCATCTAAATGTGTTAACAACTTAGCATAAAAGATCCTAGTAGAGTTGTCTGACTTAAGATATTGCCCACTTGAATTCTTCCAGGCATAAATTGTATCCAGTCTATTTGAAttgttatttactttatttAGATATGGCATACTATCGGGAAAAACTGCTACGGCAGAAACTTTGGACAAAAGTTCTGATGCTGCCCATTTTCATTCTCATGTTTGAAATCAAAATATGTTGGTTCTCCTTTCCCTCTGTAGGTTCGTCGGCTGAGGATacaacaaagaataaaaaatgctGAACTTGGAATTTCAAAGGAAGAGCGAGAAAATGAATTACCCAATTTTCCATCATTCATTCCATTCTTACCCCCGCTGGTATGCTTTTTTCCTAGGAGTTTCTTTCTCCATATTATTAATTGATTTCTTTTCAATTCTCGATATTTATTCTGCCAATTCAAATAAGAActcttaccaaaaaaaaaaaaaaatatatgaaataaaaaatctacCGATAAGACTCTGCTATTTGTGACTTTTTTGGCTAGCCATATAATCTGAAGTTCTTTGAGCCACTTGTTGATCACCGTCTAAACATACTACACTTGCAGAGTTCAGCGAACCTGAAGCTGTACTATGTTACGTGTTATTCTCTTATTGCTGGCATAATACTATTTGGAGGTCTATTAGCACCCACGGTAATTAGTCTTCTGTTTGCATCATTCAGAGCCTCTGAGCGTTTCTATGTTCACTCTTACCTGTTTCATATAAAACACATTTGATTAGTCATCTTCCATTAGGGCAGTAAGCAGTCTTAAATTACATCGTGTTTGTTCTattcaaatttagaactaaCTAATGTTTCCTCCGTCTTTTCTTTACATTTAAGCTTGAGCTGAAGCTGGGACTGGGAGGCACATCATATGAAGATTTTATTCGTAGTGTGCATCTTCCAATGCAGCTAAGGTGAGCTAATACTCTCTCTGTGAACTGGTTGATTTATTTTCAATGGAAGGTCCcataaaatattttgatattcAATTAATATgtatgaattttaaattatttatagttGCCCTTATGGGAAATCGATATCATAACATGTTACAACTTAGATTATTATGTTAGTTCAGCTCCCATTGTGaatttcttaagattttgttttgcttcccaaaaaagaaaaagaaaaaaagggaaattccAAAAGTGAGTGGATCAACAATCTTTTTAAGATTGGAAGAACTTGTTCTTTGTTTCCACTTGTCGAGGGAAATTTTTAATGACAAACATAATGGATATTTAGTGGCCTATGATTAACACATATTATGCATAATACTCACATGGTATATGGTTCTTCTGTGTTTGATATCCTTCCCTATGGGACCTTGAAATTGATGAGACAAAACGCAAGATCAAGAGTTAGAGGTTCTGGTCTTGTGGAGTGCATATTGAACATACATCCTGATGTGTTCATGCAtcattaaaaatatgaaataatcaATATTCATGCATAGGTAGGATTTAAATTTTTTGGTACTCAAAATTTCTTCTAATATTAATTTTCTGTATTTGCCTTTGGCAGTGGATCATATTtatggttaattataagatTTGATGTGCTCTTTGTTGCGTTCTTTCATCACTCTAGACATTGCTATTAGAATCCATGACCTAGATTAGAGACCTTTACTTATAGATCGATTACTTCTACATTGTATGTTGATTATGCAGTTTGTGTGCAAGTAAACTTAGTGCAGCGTGCATACTTGAATATTTGCAAGAGTGTGGCAACTTTGGAATTCATATTAGAGGCATTAACGCTCAATTGATTCTCTTCATGCAAGTtaaattcatatgtttattattAATATGTTTTCATTGACAAATTGCAGTCAAGTTGATCCGATTGTGGCATCTTTTTCGGGAGGAGCCGTTGGGGTGATTTCGGCCCTAATGGTTGTTGAAGTAAACAATGTAAAGCAACAAGAGCATAAAAGATGCAAATACTGTCTTGGCACTGGTATGGTTTTGGCACTGAATTTAACATAGAAATTGAGTTCCTAACTTAACTTAAAAGACATTGTGTTGATAATCgtttttgttgaagtttcatcCTCAATCTTTGAGATGTAAATTTGTTATTGGACCAGGATACTTGGCATGTGCTCGCTGCTCAAACACGGGAGCTCTTGTGCTGATTGAGCCCATATCGACCTTAAATGATGAAGATCAACCTTTGTCGTTACCAAAGACTGAAAGATGCCAAAACTGTTCAGGATCAGGAAAggtatgatttcttgaattACCGCTACGGCTAATACTTTCACTATCTTTGAGGTGGTAGTTACGAGAATGTATGTATAGGCAATTTAAGCCATAGTACGTTTAAATATATCAAAagttaaaaaactaaaatattatattcaaaagGTTATGGActaaagtaaaataaatatatcaaaagttaaaaaactaaaatattatattcaaaagGTTATGGActaaagtaaaataaatatagaattgacttaaaccaaaaaataagaattaggcaaatatcaatttatacctctaaactttgggggttgtatcaatttaaaccttaaactaagaattgtatcaatttaaaccctaaagtttgagggttgtatcaatttataccttaAGCTAATAATTGGATCAATTTAAATCCTGggctttcataaatatatcaatttaagcACTAAACTTTCAGAAGTTTATCctaataaaacataatggagggtttaagttgatacaattatgaaacttcaggatttaaattgatactacCCTTGaagttcagagtttaaattgatacaattattagtttagggtttaaattgatgtaACACCCAAAGTTcaagggtataaattgatatttgtccaaAGAATTAAATATTCGTTTTGGATGGAAAATGCATCTATTGGTACTCGCTCTCTTAGAACATGCATATGTTGAGATATCCATAAATTTCAGTTGTTCTAAATCAGGTATGCAACTGGTTAACCTATTATCTTTCAATTGCAAAGACAAGGACTGGGGGACTTTTCACCCTTGTATTTAGATCAAAGGAAAAGGAGGAGCTAGCTTTTTAACTCAACATTCTATTTTGTAGGTTATGTGCCCTACATGTCTTTGTACTGGTATGGCAATGGCTAGTGAACACGACCCACGAATCGATCCCTTTGATTAGACATTAGTTTTGCATAGTCAAATTTGTATCtatgtataaaatatatacattagaACTTGGTACACAGAGGAGTTTACTCCTTCGAAGAGAGGAAAATGTAAGTCCTTTATCATTTTGTATAATATAAGTATATCGTAGCTCTATTTCGTGTTGATTTGAGCTTTGATCCAAATGTTATGGCGGCAACTTCTAGCAaaatttttcaagttttgattAATGGATCATTGAATCTAATATCAAAGCCGATTGTTGAACTATATGCATTTGTGTTCATGGTTGGTATGTAAGGAATCTCAAGTCAATcccactttgttttctttatgttttccccttcttttcagttttgaaaagaaaatgaaattcaatatgGATTTGGATTAGATTGAGTTGTAAGAGTTGGATTGGGATGCAATAAAAGAGGCCTAAAATGTTAATTTGGGTGTAAATGCCTACCTTGATGAAAGCTTAATTTACATAATTTTATAATACCAATTACTATGAAGGATGTGATAGACCGAGGGCCTAAATTGTTATCCTTTCACAAAGAAGttcaaataaaacttaaaagatGTATATTAGCAACTTAACCAAATATTGAAAGGTTTACCCAAAAAGGAGATAAATCCATTTCGACTTCTTTCAAtatcaattttgtaaaattctTAATTCAACTTTATTTCGTTTGCCAAATTTCGAGTAATTGGTGTAAACCAAAATACTATTTTTTGAATCAATCTTAATTCTCTTCCGCCATGAGGGAgagaggtattttatttattggaaAATTGATTACAAGGAAGCTGAATAATAGATAACTACAAGTAACTAACTGTTTACTAACTTTTATTCTAGCTCCCTTATATTAATTCTCAGTTTTCACTCCCCTAAAATTCAGGCTCGACCTCGAGGCTATCAAGAAACTAACTGGAATTCATCAAGGGCAAAGTAGGGTTTCGAATTTGTTACAATAAATGTTGGATTGATGTGAAGGTCAATCGGTAGCTCAATGCGATAAGCATTTGAACTAGTAtttgtataaattttaaaaggCCCCAATTGTGTTGTTTAGCTTGTTGTAAGTTCCAATTGGGAATCTTGTCTTGTGTAGGTGGATCATTACAAGGTCTcctttgaaattgatttttcttcttGACA
Proteins encoded:
- the LOC120068379 gene encoding protein ORANGE-GREEN, chloroplastic → MDRVLVASYPINHLIRPHSFRIDYCWSTCFTFRLNPVKERQKLSSRWRWRSMAMASDSTDSSSSFAPSVESDPSDKTSASFCIIEGPETVQDFAKMELQEIQENIRSRRNKIFLHMEEVRRLRIQQRIKNAELGISKEERENELPNFPSFIPFLPPLSSANLKLYYVTCYSLIAGIILFGGLLAPTLELKLGLGGTSYEDFIRSVHLPMQLSQVDPIVASFSGGAVGVISALMVVEVNNVKQQEHKRCKYCLGTGYLACARCSNTGALVLIEPISTLNDEDQPLSLPKTERCQNCSGSGKVMCPTCLCTGMAMASEHDPRIDPFD